A genomic window from Dermacentor silvarum isolate Dsil-2018 chromosome 9, BIME_Dsil_1.4, whole genome shotgun sequence includes:
- the LOC119464580 gene encoding protein shank-like isoform X6, protein MDGSLSDESENLGNFRRWRPCKKRRRNCGLSRPVGSSSGAGTVMKAVAMETVDDTVTTEDQLVPLQVFVPDLVIQKCFHVQKDELIWDIKQHIISSLPKEVKEGFNYGLYCPPVNGKAGKFLDEERPIADYPLSDAVAYLELRYKRRVYKMINVEEKQIKQLHTRANLRRMLDHVTNSNVDKISKLCTRGLDPNFHCPDTGAETPLTLAAGLKSPSKVIIALVNGGALLDYRTKDGRTALHRAVEKNNLEALKTLLDLGASPNYKDARGLTPLYYTVLWNADPQLAETLLHDHATLGVADPQGWQEVHQACKHGLVQHLEQLLFYGADMNARNASGNTPLHVCAVNDRESCARVLLFRGADPAALNYANQNPYQVAVIAGNLGLADVIRNHKPEDVDKSATSESSGVCTSNSAHSCDSSTDSSDTPEVITVGTTCVCVSEYQSPLQGHLSLNCGDIVQVTEVSDTGMLEGRTRDGRQGMFPSAAVQEVKMRGSSSSQGRVRGRREMQTSSGAATLPRRWRMYGEPRTVVLHRSKKGFGFVLRGAKATSPLMERQPTENWPSLQYLDDVDQGGVADLAGLKKGDFLLEINGQDVSQATHECVVNIILQQGDLIAMTVLTVAGTVPGSMGPLSQGSSSSAPSSAPGSEAGSVPAMGGTSSTVTPPMLQANGAVAGGYRQCATLPRKLSAKKAPAPPKRDPKTTLSVGRARAKSMVAGLTDIEVLDRTLNEYDSEGRSTKSSSIESIPKQNGASSAPAASSSASAPATATAAATAGPEAPKTASIRSRPVRMTAAELEEFLTRQSAERKPRVFGSVAAMKRAARGAGPTILKDFNSEPELNAAETDLARRRSRSQENLAIYGESWQKMEEIWKKPATRVYAETKAAATAKQQPPPLPSGSASGAIPPAASPAPVSVEQASQGSRKPPPSHPPPPPPVGQMLKVDVSNAMGDYANVDGIPDSKVMSSFRPGDSAKLYASPESLTHVAYKTSAEARGAARPGRTPAAPPGSGTRSQSLPPRIQNREPSETRENVVYSTFRVVQPTPETGTLRGTSKGKKVRGPAAVQEEPPPPPEKPPYIPEPDYDSTDEEEEQVSRTQKSGDMGTFKASSAGSRRDEAPPPPERAATTTATMMTAVRHDSDPKVIATKCHTLEPRSSRAQETIVHIKRDPLESEKLVLEVSAGSVRDNISAFEKRSAGSSTTPRPTKHAGSKDHHHHLHEEPENSSSGVSSDVEVDRQELRSYDQAALSKRLSAYYLQRRQSAENLVPVSTTAPTAAPVVSNLDSHLNQRNMHGRQQQMVQPVSSSAASMAAAAASSLAASNQAARRPQAADNKAVLGGIPKKTLKIRLDQKVHATRRAEGAPRGTDAAADGSSLKRSIDESLDFIRLQIDSLGLSSVNEADMLTELVPPPPEFSHGVRPQQAEPIAPPPPEFSDEYHRRFDHHQPAPPHHHQPQQLPQHQPQSQQLARHQAALYHQLNQSQQQQHLPAAYCRYNGSPQHHHAATLRPTSSAHHQPRPTVHDVYRPGYGTLGRRTDPQVLVVPIERQAGDLARLKSVQREFRQKPLVEWSARDVSDWLESLFLQEYRPRFVEAGITGVKLANMDSNDFMGLGVKQVGHRVNMERSLRRYMK, encoded by the exons AAATGCTTCCACGTGCAGAAGGATGAACTGATATGGGACATCAAGCAGCATATCATCTCGTCGCTGCCTAAG GAGGTGAAGGAAGGATTCAATTACGGTCTCTATTGCCCTCCGGTGAACGGCAAAGCCGGCAAGTTTTTGGACGAAGAGCGGCCCATCGCTGACTACCCTCTCTCCGACGCTGTCGCCTATCTAGAG TTACGCTACAAGCGACGAGTCTACAAGATGATCAACGTGGAAGAGAAGCAAATCAAGCAGCTGCATACGCGGGCCAACTTGCGTCGGATGCTGGATCACGTGACCAACTCGAACGTCGACAAGATCAGCAAGCTCTGCACCCGGGGTCTGGACCCGAACTTCCACTGCCCCGACACGGGAG CAGAGACCCCGCTGACGCTGGCCGCGGGCCTGAAGAGTCCTAGCAAGGTAATCATCGCGCTGGTGAACGGCGGGGCGCTGCTGGACTACCGCACCAAGGATGGCCGGACGGCGCTGCACCGAGCCGTCGAGAAGAACAACCTGGAGGCACTCAAGACTCTCCTGGACCTGGGCGCGTCGCCCAACTACAAGGACGCCCGGGGACTGACGCCGCTCTATTACACAGTGCTGTGGAACGCCGACCCGCAGCTCGCCGAGACGCTGCTGCACGACCACGCAACGCTGGGGGTCGCCGATCCGCAG GGCTGGCAAGAGGTGCACCAAGCGTGCAAGCACGGCCTGGTCCAGCACCTGGAGCAGCTTCTGTTCTACGGGGCGGACATGAACGCGCGCAACGCGAGCGGCAACACCCCGCTGCACGTTTGCGCCGTCAACGACCGGGAGAGCTGCGCAAGGGTGCTGCTGTTCCGGGGGGCCGACCCGGCCGCCCTCAACTACGCCAACCAGAACCCTTACCAGGTCGCCGTCATCGCCGGAAACCTCGGcctcgccgacgtcatccgcaaTCACAAGCCCGAGGACGTCG ACAAGAGCGCCACAAGCGAATCATCGGGTGTCTGTACGAGCAACAGCGCGCACAGCTGCGACTCGAGCACCGACAGTTCGGACACGCCCGAAGTGATCACGGTGGGAACAACATGCGTCTGTGTCTCCGAGTACCAGAGCCCGCTCCAGGGACACCTCTCCCTCAACTGCGGTGACATTGTTCAAG TCACCGAGGTGAGCGATACCGGCATGCTGGAGGGACGGACACGAGATGGACGCCAGGGGATGTTCCCCAGCGCCGCTGTCCAGGAGGTCAAGATGAGGGGCAGTTCCTCGTCTCAGGGTCGTGTCAGAGGTCGCCGAGAGATGCAAACCTCGTCGGGGGCTGCAACACTGCCGAGGCGATGGAGAAT GTATGGAGAGCCACGCACTGTTGTGTTGCACAGGAGCAAAAAAGGTTTCGGGTTTGTCCTCAGAGGAGCCAAAG CCACGAGTCCACTGATGGAACGGCAGCCAACGGAAAACTGGCCGAGCTTGCAGTATTTGGATGACGTGGACCAAGGTGGAGTGGCCGACCTTGCCGGCCTCAAGAAAGGCGACTTCTTGCTCGAG ATCAACGGGCAGGACGTGTCCCAAGCGACCCACGAGTGCGTGGTGAACATCATCCTGCAGCAGGGCGACCTGATCGCCATGACGGTGCTCACGGTCGCCGGCACCGTGCCGGGGTCCATGGGACCGCTCTCCCAGGGCTCGTCGTCCTCGGCGCCCTCATCCGCGCCGGGCTCGGAGGCCGGCAGCGTGCCCGCGATGGGGGGCACCAGCAGCACCGTGACGCCCCCCATGCTGCAGGCCAACGGCGCTGTGGCCGGCGGCTACCGGCAGTGCGCCACGCTGCCGCGCAAGCTGTCGGCCAAGAAGGCCCCAGCCCCTCCCAAGAGGGACCCCAAGACGACCCTCTCGGTGGGAAGGGCTAGGGCGAAGTCCATGGTCGCAGGACTCACCGACATCG AGGTCCTGGACCGGACGCTGAACGAATACGACTCGGAGGGCCGCTCGACCAAGAGCAGTTCCATCGAAAGCATCCCGAAGCAGAACGgagcctcctccgctcccgcCGCCTCGAGCAGCGCAAGCGCTCCCGCGACTGCGACGGCAGCAGCGACGGCGGGCCCGGAGGCGCCCAAGACGGCCTCGATCCGCAGCCGACCCGTCCGCATGACGGCCGCCGAACTCGAAGAGTTCCTCACGCGCCAGAGCGCCGAGCGCAAGCCGCGCGTGTTCGGCAGCGTCGCCGCGATGAAACGGGCCGCCCGCGGGGCCGGGCCGACCATCCTCAAGGACTTCAATAGCGAGCCCGAGCTGAACGCGGCCGAGACGGACCTTGCCCGGCGGAGAAGCCGGAGCCAGGAGAACCTCGCCATCTACGGCGAGTCCTGGCAGAAGATGGAGGAGATCTGGAAGAAGCCCGCGACGCGCGtctacgctgagacgaaggcggCGGCCACTgcaaagcagcagccgccgccactTCCCAGCGGCAGCGCCAGCGGTGCCATACCGCCCGCAGCATCCCCGGCTCCGGTGTCAGTGGAGCAAGCTAGTCAGGGCTCGCGGAAACCCCCGCCGAGCCACCCACCTCCGCCGCCACCCGTGGGCCAAATGCTGAAGGTCGATGTGTCAAACGCGATGGGCGACTACGCCAATGTGGACGGTATACCTGACTCGAAGGTCATGTCTAGCTTCAGGCCGGGAGACAGCGCCAAGCTCTACGCGTCTCCCGAATCCCTGACGCACGTAGCGTACAAGACGAGCGCAGAGGCCCGCGGCGCGGCGCGTCCCGGCAGAACTCCGGCCGCTCCGCCGGGGTCCGGAACGCGGTCTCAGTCGCTGCCGCCCCGGATTCAGAACAGGGAACCATCGGAGACCCGCGAGAACGTGGTCTACTCCACGTTCAGGGTTGTGCAGCCAACGCCGGAGACGGGGACTCTGCGGGGCACCTCCAAGGGTAAGAAGGTCAGAGGTCCCGCCGCAGTTCAGGAGGAGCCGCCACCGCCTCCGGAGAAGCCGCCGTACATTCCCGAGCCGGACTACGATAGCACGGACGAAGAAGAGGAGCAGGTCTCCAGGACGCAGAAGTCGGGAGACATGGGAACGTTCAAAGCATCGTCCGCTGGCTCGAGACGTGACGAGGCACCTCCACCACCCGAGAGGGCTGCGACGACAACTGCTACGATGATGACAGCCGTGCGCCACGATTCAGACCCGAAGGTGATCGCAACCAAGTGTCACACGCTAGAGCCGCGGTCATCCAGAGCGCAGGAAACCATCGTTCACATCAAGAGAGACCCGCTCGAATCCGAAAAGCTAGTCCTAGAGGTTTCCGCCGGCTCCGTGCGCGACAACATCAGCGCATTTGAGAAACGGAGTGCCGGAAGCAGCACAACCCCGAGGCCCACGAAGCACGCTGGGTCCAAGGACCACCATCACCACCTGCACGAAGAGCCCGAGAACAGTTCCAGCGGCGTGTCGTCGGACGTTGAGGTGGACAGACAGGAGCTCCGGTCGTACGATCAAGCGGCCCTGTCCAAGCGACTCAGCGCCTACTACCTCCAGCGACGGCAGTCCGCCGAGAACCTGGTTCCCGTGTCGACGACCGCCCCAACCGCTGCGCCTGTGGTTTCGAACCTCGACTCGCACCTGAACCAGAGGAACATGCACGGACGGCAGCAACAAATGGTACAGCCGGTCTCTTCATCAGCAGCGTCCATGGCGGCAGCAGCGGCATCTTCTCTAGCGGCCAGCAACCAGGCCGCCCGGAGACCACAGGCCGCCGACAACAAAGCCGTCCTGGGCGGCATCCCCAAGAAGACGCTCAAGATTCGGCTGGACCAGAAGGTTCACGCGACGAGAAGGGCAGAAGGAGCGCCGCGCGGGACTGACGCAGCCGCGgacggctcgagcctcaaacgCAGCATCGACGAGAGCCTGGACTTCATCAGGCTGCAAATCGACTCGCTGGGTCTCTCGTCCGTCAACGAGGCGGACATGCTCACCGAACTGGTCCCTCCGCCACCCGAGTTTTCGCACGGAGTGCGGCCTCAACAGGCCGAGCCCATCGCGCCACCGCCGCCCGAGTTTTCCGACGAGTACCACCGCCGCTTCGATCATCACCAGCCGGCGCCGCCGCACCATCACCAGCCGCAGCAGCTACCGCAGCACCAGCCGCAGTCGCAGCAGCTGGCTCGTCACCAGGCCGCGCTGTACCACCAGCTGAACCAGtcgcaacagcagcagcacctgCCGGCAGCGTACTGCCGCTACAACGGCTCTCCGCAGCACCACCACGCAGCCACGCTGCGGCCCACCAGTTCAGCGCACCACCAGCCGCGGCCCACGGTGCACGACGTCTACCGTCCCGGCTACGGGACCCTGGGAAGGCGGACCGATCCTCAGGTACTCGTTGTCCCCATCGAGCGACAGGCGGGGGACTTGGCCCGTTTGAAGTCGGTCCAGCGGGAATTCAGGCAGAAGCCCTTGGTCGAGTGGAGTGCCCGTGACGTGAGCGATTGGCTGGAGTCCCTCTTCCTCCAGGAGTACAGGCCGCGATTCGTCGAAGCCGGCATCACCGGAGTGAAGCTGGCCAACATGGACTCCAACGACTTCATGGGACTAGGGGTGAAGCAGGTTGGCCACAGGGTCAACATGGAGCGCTCGCTCAGGCGCTACATGAAGTAG